From the Candidatus Krumholzibacteriia bacterium genome, the window GCGCTTGACCGCCGTGGAGGTCGGCTTGAAGTCCGGCTCCGGCTCGGCGCCGCGGATGACGAGCGAATTCAGGCGGCGCGCTTCGCGGGCCATGACGCGCACCGCTTCGTAGCGGTTCGTCGCCCGGCCGGCGATCTTCTCAATAATGACCAGCTTTTCGATCGGAGTCGGCATGTGGGTCTTGTCTCCTGGAGTAAGTTAGCGGTCGGTTCGCCCGGCGAACCCGTCTACCTTGCGAACCCGGCGCGCCCGTTCCGCGACCACGATGGCGCCCAGTTCGCGGGCGGCGCGGTCGAGGTCATCATTGACCACGAGATACTCGTAACGGGAGGCGGCGGCCAGTTCGGTCCGCGCGTTGGCCAGCCGGACTGCGAAGTCCTCGGCGGGCAAATCTCCCCGCCCCCGCAGCCGCGCTTCGAGCGCGTCGAACGTTGGGGGTAATATGAACACCATCAGGGCGTCGGGAAACACCTGTTTTACCCGATCTCCCCCCTGAATGTCAATGTTGAGCACCACGTCGAAGCCGGCAGCGCGCT encodes:
- the gmk gene encoding guanylate kinase, which gives rise to MTPRSSVPFLVVVSGPSGVGKTTLIDRLLATDSLTRRCVTATTRAPRNGENEGEHYFFVSRDRFEAMKAGELVEWAEVHGESYGVPRAYLDKQRAAGFDVVLNIDIQGGDRVKQVFPDALMVFILPPTFDALEARLRGRGDLPAEDFAVRLANARTELAAASRYEYLVVNDDLDRAARELGAIVVAERARRVRKVDGFAGRTDR
- a CDS encoding DNA-directed RNA polymerase subunit omega, which encodes MPTPIEKLVIIEKIAGRATNRYEAVRVMAREARRLNSLVIRGAEPEPDFKPTSTAVKRMINGKIAWTYAEEETGRGDFFSD